One Methylobacterium sp. AMS5 genomic region harbors:
- a CDS encoding DJ-1/PfpI family protein codes for MTIEIGFLVFPQVQQLDLTGPYEVLAMVPGARVHLVAKALGPIASATGLVLTPTLTFAECPALDVICVPGGAGVNPLMEDAETLDFLRRQAANARYVTSVCTGALVLGAAGLLRGKRATTHWAAHDLLSSFGAIPTQGRVVRDGNLMTGGGVTAGIDFGLMLAAELTDVDTAKAIQLHQEYAPAPPFDAGRPETAGPEILAAARERLSATRREREAIVARVTRG; via the coding sequence ATGACGATCGAAATCGGATTCCTCGTCTTTCCCCAGGTGCAGCAGCTCGACCTCACCGGCCCCTACGAGGTGCTGGCCATGGTGCCGGGCGCCCGCGTCCATCTCGTCGCGAAGGCGTTGGGACCGATCGCAAGCGCCACCGGCCTCGTGCTGACGCCGACGCTCACCTTCGCCGAATGCCCGGCCCTCGACGTGATCTGCGTGCCCGGCGGCGCGGGGGTGAACCCGCTGATGGAGGATGCCGAAACCCTCGACTTCCTGCGCCGTCAGGCGGCGAACGCACGCTACGTCACCTCCGTCTGCACCGGCGCCCTGGTGCTCGGCGCGGCAGGCCTTCTGCGGGGCAAGCGGGCCACCACGCACTGGGCGGCCCACGATCTGCTTAGCTCCTTCGGGGCGATCCCGACCCAGGGACGTGTGGTGCGCGACGGCAACCTGATGACCGGCGGCGGCGTGACCGCGGGCATCGATTTCGGCCTGATGCTCGCCGCCGAACTCACCGATGTGGACACCGCGAAGGCGATCCAGCTCCATCAGGAATACGCTCCGGCTCCGCCCTTCGATGCGGGCCGGCCTGAAACCGCCGGTCCGGAGATTCTCGCGGCCGCCCGCGAGCGGCTGTCAGCGACGCGCCGGGAGCGGGAGGCGATCGTGGCGCGGGTGACGCGGGGTTAA
- the ruvX gene encoding Holliday junction resolvase RuvX, translated as MNRAEMAAFAEASAGAPRLIGLDLGTKTIGIALSDVGRQIASPLETIRRVKFTPDVARIVTLCATHAVGGLVIGLPLNMDGSEGPRAQSSRSFARNLKPLLPLPVLFFDERLSTAAVTRTLLEADASRARRGELVDKLAAAYILQSCLDVMGGMFSGAAEEADGF; from the coding sequence GTGAACCGGGCGGAGATGGCGGCCTTCGCCGAAGCCTCGGCCGGCGCGCCGCGCCTGATCGGGCTCGACCTCGGCACCAAGACCATCGGGATCGCCCTGTCCGATGTCGGCCGGCAGATCGCCTCGCCGCTGGAGACGATCCGGCGGGTGAAGTTCACGCCCGACGTGGCGCGGATCGTGACACTGTGCGCAACGCACGCCGTCGGCGGCCTCGTGATCGGCCTGCCGCTCAACATGGACGGCTCCGAAGGCCCCCGTGCCCAATCGAGCCGGAGCTTTGCCCGCAACCTCAAGCCGCTGTTGCCGCTGCCGGTCCTGTTCTTCGACGAGCGCCTCTCCACCGCCGCCGTCACCCGCACGCTTCTCGAAGCCGACGCCTCGCGGGCGCGGCGCGGCGAACTCGTGGATAAGCTCGCTGCCGCCTACATCCTCCAGAGCTGCCTCGACGTGATGGGCGGGATGTTTTCGGGCGCGGCCGAGGAGGCGGACGGGTTTTAA
- a CDS encoding SMI1/KNR4 family protein — MWDSVFRELRPGLISSEADLARAEAELGFPLPQSYRNFAQSCGAGRIGGHLRIFTPVPVEAADLGSRAHLISHGVALALDGLHDEDSDEPHRFTIEGDADAGLMERACFFGQTERGDFLFFDVTPGFPEYDIWVLCADLETVHFGGADLPTFLRGLQGLEILHILGDGEGPLPATFAGDDAAALEQLGAMDS, encoded by the coding sequence ATGTGGGACAGCGTCTTCCGGGAACTGCGTCCGGGGCTGATCTCCAGCGAGGCGGATCTCGCCCGCGCCGAGGCCGAACTCGGGTTCCCGCTCCCTCAGAGCTACCGCAACTTCGCGCAGAGCTGCGGCGCCGGTCGGATCGGCGGGCATCTGCGCATCTTCACCCCGGTTCCGGTGGAGGCGGCGGATCTCGGTTCGCGAGCGCACCTGATCTCGCACGGCGTGGCGCTCGCCCTCGACGGCCTGCACGACGAGGACAGCGACGAGCCGCACCGCTTCACCATCGAGGGGGATGCCGATGCCGGGCTGATGGAGCGGGCCTGCTTCTTCGGGCAGACCGAGCGGGGCGACTTCCTGTTCTTCGACGTGACGCCGGGCTTTCCCGAATATGACATCTGGGTGCTGTGCGCTGATCTGGAGACCGTGCATTTCGGCGGTGCCGACCTGCCGACCTTCCTGCGCGGGCTCCAAGGCCTCGAGATCCTGCACATCCTCGGCGACGGGGAAGGTCCGCTGCCCGCGACCTTCGCGGGCGACGACGCGGCGGCCCTGGAACAGCTCGGAGCGATGGATTCGTGA
- the gatC gene encoding Asp-tRNA(Asn)/Glu-tRNA(Gln) amidotransferase subunit GatC, whose translation MSVDEKTVRRIAHLARIAVTDEEVGPLKGELNAILAFVEQLGAVDVDGVEPMTSVTPMRMKKRADVVNDGGRASDIVANAPETEDNYFLVPKVVE comes from the coding sequence ATGTCGGTCGACGAGAAAACGGTACGGCGCATCGCGCATCTGGCCCGCATCGCGGTGACCGACGAGGAAGTCGGCCCGCTGAAGGGGGAACTCAACGCGATCCTCGCCTTCGTCGAGCAACTCGGCGCGGTGGATGTGGACGGCGTCGAGCCGATGACCTCCGTCACCCCGATGCGCATGAAGAAGCGCGCCGACGTGGTGAACGACGGCGGGCGGGCGAGCGACATCGTCGCCAACGCCCCCGAGACCGAGGATAACTATTTTCTCGTGCCGAAGGTTGTCGAGTAG
- the gatA gene encoding Asp-tRNA(Asn)/Glu-tRNA(Gln) amidotransferase subunit GatA gives MTALNELTLAEARDGLKAKDFSAREIAQAHLDAIDRAKALNAYIVATPDRALKMAEVSDQKIAKGEARPLEGLPLGIKDLFATQGVHTTAGSKILERFEPHYESNVSSQLWRDGAVMLGKLNLDEFAMGSSNETSAYGKTISPWRRQGSDAPLVPGGSSGGSAAAVAAHLCLGATATDTGGSIRQPAAFTGTVGIKPTYGRCSRWGIIAYASSLDQAGPIARTVQDCAILLGSMAGHDPRDTTSVDRPVPDFEAAISRGVKGLTIGIPREYRVEGMPAEIQRLWDQGADWLREAGATIKDISLPHTQYALPAYYIVAPAEASSNLARYDGVRYGLRVPGKDIAGMYENTRAAGFGREVKRRIMIGTYVLSAGYYDAYYVRAQKIRTLIKRDFEAAYASGVDAILTPATPSAAFGIGEMASADPVEMYLNDVFTVTVNMAGLPGIAVPAGLDAQGLPLGLQLIGRPFDEETLFAAAQTIEKAAGRISLPKAWWA, from the coding sequence ATGACGGCACTCAACGAACTCACCCTGGCCGAGGCTCGCGACGGGCTGAAAGCCAAAGATTTTTCGGCCCGCGAGATCGCGCAGGCGCATCTCGACGCCATCGACCGGGCAAAGGCGCTCAACGCCTACATCGTCGCGACGCCCGATCGGGCGCTGAAGATGGCCGAGGTCTCCGACCAGAAGATCGCCAAGGGCGAGGCCCGGCCGCTCGAGGGCCTGCCGCTCGGCATCAAGGACCTGTTCGCGACGCAGGGCGTCCACACCACCGCGGGCTCGAAGATCCTCGAAAGGTTCGAGCCGCATTACGAGTCGAACGTCTCGTCCCAGCTCTGGCGCGACGGCGCGGTGATGCTGGGCAAGCTCAACCTCGACGAATTCGCCATGGGCTCGTCCAACGAGACCAGCGCCTACGGCAAGACGATCTCCCCCTGGCGCCGCCAGGGCTCGGACGCCCCGCTGGTGCCCGGCGGCTCGTCGGGCGGTTCGGCGGCGGCGGTCGCCGCCCATCTGTGCCTCGGTGCCACCGCGACCGATACCGGCGGCTCGATCCGTCAGCCCGCCGCCTTCACCGGCACGGTGGGCATCAAGCCGACCTACGGCCGCTGCTCGCGCTGGGGCATCATCGCCTACGCCTCCTCGCTCGATCAGGCCGGCCCGATCGCCCGCACGGTGCAGGATTGCGCGATCCTGCTCGGCTCCATGGCCGGACACGACCCGCGCGACACGACGTCGGTCGATAGGCCGGTGCCCGACTTCGAGGCCGCCATCTCCCGCGGCGTGAAGGGCCTCACCATCGGCATCCCGCGGGAATACCGGGTCGAGGGCATGCCCGCCGAGATCCAGCGGCTCTGGGACCAGGGCGCGGACTGGCTGAGGGAGGCCGGCGCGACGATCAAGGACATCTCGCTGCCGCATACGCAATACGCGCTGCCGGCCTACTACATCGTGGCGCCGGCCGAGGCCTCCTCGAACCTCGCCCGCTACGACGGCGTCCGCTACGGCCTGCGCGTGCCCGGCAAGGACATCGCCGGGATGTACGAGAACACCCGTGCCGCCGGCTTCGGCCGCGAGGTGAAGCGGCGCATCATGATCGGTACCTACGTCCTGTCGGCCGGCTACTACGACGCCTACTACGTCCGGGCCCAAAAGATCCGCACGCTGATCAAGCGCGACTTCGAGGCGGCCTACGCCTCCGGCGTCGATGCGATCCTCACACCCGCAACCCCGTCGGCGGCATTCGGCATCGGCGAGATGGCCTCGGCTGATCCGGTCGAGATGTACCTCAACGACGTCTTCACGGTGACGGTGAACATGGCCGGCCTGCCCGGCATCGCGGTGCCGGCCGGCCTCGACGCGCAGGGGCTGCCGCTCGGCCTCCAGCTCATCGGGCGGCCGTTCGACGAAGAGACGCTGTTTGCCGCCGCGCAGACCATCGAGAAGGCGGCCGGGCGGATCAGCCTGCCGAAGGCGTGGTGGGCGTGA
- a CDS encoding GIY-YIG nuclease family protein, with protein MTAFVYMLRCADGSYYVGSARGESLDRRLAEHQAGTHAGYTDHRRPVTLVYAEWFDRITDAIAMERRIKGWSRAKKEALITEDWDRVQFPAKRPSARVSLSHPSPSS; from the coding sequence TTGACCGCGTTCGTCTACATGCTGCGGTGTGCCGATGGCAGTTACTATGTCGGCTCAGCCCGCGGCGAATCCCTCGATAGGCGGCTGGCGGAGCATCAGGCCGGAACGCATGCTGGCTACACCGATCACCGCAGACCGGTGACGCTGGTCTACGCCGAGTGGTTCGACCGCATCACCGATGCCATCGCGATGGAGCGGCGGATCAAGGGCTGGAGTCGCGCCAAGAAGGAAGCGCTCATCACCGAGGATTGGGACAGGGTGCAGTTCCCGGCGAAGCGCCCGTCTGCGAGGGTCAGTCTCTCCCACCCGTCCCCCTCATCCTGA
- a CDS encoding multidrug efflux RND transporter permease subunit: MARFFIDRPVFAWVVALFILLGGALSIPQLPIAQYPIIAPPAIALSTSYPGASVENLYTGTTRLIEDELNGAANILSFESASDSFGVVEITASFQPGTDPGYAGVEVQNRLKRVEARLPAEVRQQGILVEEASAATLNIITLVSTDGKTDEVGLGDFLIRNVINEIRRIPGVGRATLYSTERALRIWIDPDKLRGLSLNAADVTKAIGRQNVQIASGAVGAQPSPERHAVNFPIIVKGQMTEPEAFGAIVLRANPDGSNVRLRDVARIELGGDDYKFTTRLNGGPAAGISVTLAPDGNAIETAKAIRAKMVELSQFFPDTVKWDIPYDITPAVDASIQKVLHTLVEAVVLVFIVMFLFLQNIRYTLIPTIVVPIALFGTCTVMLLAGFSVNVLTMFGMVLAIGILVDDAIVVVENVERIMNEEGLPPKEATRKAMSQITGAIIGITLVLVAVFIPMAFFPGSVGIIYRQFSIAMVTSIAFSALLALSLTPALCATMLKPIEKGHGHAKGGVFGWFNRFVDRETARYGRGVAWFIRKSGRVMLIYLVLVAGVAYAFMRLPEGFLPLEDQGFFTVDIQTPPGSSFNRTEAAVKKVEDYLLAQPGVATVTVINGFSFSGQGQMTSQAFVTLKPWGERDAENSAAKLVEGTNKALGGYKDAVIQALEPPPIDNLGNASGFSFRLQDRAQKGYSALMAAQEQLLSLARKSPVLTKVYVEGLPPAPEAELIIDREKAAALGVDFEDINNTIQVNLGSVYVNDFPNRGKMQRVIVQSEDLQRLHASDLLNYSVKNAQGTMVPMSSFADLKWGVGPAQIIGFNGYQSVRITGDPAPGYTSGDTIKEMERLMTFLPKGFGYAWTGQSLQEKEAGSQASLLLALSVLIVFLCLAALYESWSIPISVLLVIPLGVIGSVAAVYLRGMPNDVYFKIGLITIIGLSAKNAILIVEFARDLWKPGTNIVQATIQAATLRFRPIVMTSLAFIFGVVPLAIATGASSKSQQAIGTGVMGGMISATVLAVFFVPVFFVVVMRLFKRKEVAAGENAEAAPAPAHHGHSVPAE; encoded by the coding sequence ATGGCTCGCTTCTTCATCGACCGGCCGGTCTTCGCCTGGGTCGTCGCCCTGTTCATTTTGCTGGGCGGCGCGCTCTCGATCCCGCAACTGCCGATCGCCCAGTACCCGATCATCGCGCCCCCCGCGATCGCGCTCTCGACCTCCTATCCCGGCGCCTCGGTGGAGAACCTCTACACCGGCACGACGCGCCTCATCGAGGACGAGCTCAACGGCGCGGCCAACATCCTGAGCTTCGAATCGGCCTCCGATTCGTTCGGCGTGGTCGAGATCACCGCCAGTTTCCAGCCCGGCACCGATCCCGGCTACGCCGGCGTCGAGGTGCAGAACCGCTTGAAGCGCGTCGAGGCACGCCTGCCGGCCGAAGTGCGCCAGCAGGGCATCCTCGTGGAGGAAGCGTCGGCCGCGACGCTGAACATCATCACGCTCGTTTCCACCGACGGGAAAACCGACGAGGTGGGGCTGGGCGACTTCCTGATCCGCAACGTCATCAACGAGATCCGCCGCATCCCCGGCGTCGGCCGCGCCACCCTCTACTCGACCGAGCGGGCGCTGCGGATCTGGATCGACCCGGACAAGCTGCGCGGCCTCTCCCTCAACGCCGCCGACGTGACCAAGGCGATCGGCCGGCAGAACGTGCAGATCGCTTCGGGTGCCGTCGGCGCGCAGCCCTCGCCCGAGCGCCACGCCGTCAACTTCCCCATCATCGTCAAGGGGCAGATGACCGAGCCGGAGGCGTTCGGCGCCATCGTGCTGCGTGCCAATCCCGACGGCTCCAACGTGCGCCTGCGCGACGTCGCCCGGATCGAACTCGGCGGCGACGACTACAAGTTCACCACCCGCCTCAACGGCGGCCCGGCGGCGGGCATCTCCGTGACGCTGGCGCCCGACGGCAACGCCATCGAGACGGCCAAGGCGATCCGCGCCAAGATGGTGGAGCTGTCGCAGTTCTTCCCCGATACGGTGAAGTGGGACATCCCCTACGACATCACGCCCGCGGTCGATGCCTCGATCCAGAAGGTGCTGCACACGCTGGTCGAGGCGGTGGTGCTCGTCTTCATCGTGATGTTCCTGTTCCTCCAGAACATCCGCTACACCCTCATTCCGACCATCGTCGTGCCGATCGCCCTGTTCGGCACCTGCACCGTCATGCTGCTCGCGGGCTTCTCCGTGAACGTGCTGACCATGTTCGGCATGGTGCTGGCCATCGGCATCCTCGTCGACGACGCCATCGTCGTGGTCGAGAACGTCGAGCGCATCATGAACGAGGAGGGGCTGCCGCCGAAGGAGGCGACCCGGAAGGCGATGAGCCAGATCACGGGGGCGATCATCGGCATCACCCTGGTGCTGGTGGCCGTGTTCATCCCGATGGCGTTCTTCCCCGGCTCGGTCGGCATCATCTACCGGCAGTTCTCGATCGCGATGGTGACCTCCATCGCCTTCTCGGCCCTGCTCGCCCTCTCGCTGACCCCGGCGCTCTGCGCCACGATGCTGAAGCCGATCGAGAAGGGGCACGGCCACGCCAAGGGCGGCGTGTTCGGCTGGTTCAACCGGTTCGTCGACCGAGAGACCGCCCGCTACGGCCGCGGCGTGGCGTGGTTCATCCGCAAGTCCGGCCGGGTGATGCTGATCTACCTCGTGCTGGTGGCGGGGGTGGCCTACGCCTTCATGCGCCTGCCCGAGGGCTTCCTGCCGCTCGAGGATCAGGGCTTCTTCACCGTCGATATCCAGACCCCGCCGGGCTCCTCCTTCAACCGCACGGAAGCGGCGGTGAAGAAGGTCGAGGATTATCTCCTGGCCCAGCCGGGCGTGGCGACGGTCACCGTCATCAACGGCTTCTCCTTCTCCGGTCAGGGGCAGATGACGAGCCAGGCCTTCGTGACGCTCAAGCCCTGGGGCGAGCGCGACGCGGAGAACTCCGCCGCCAAGCTGGTCGAGGGGACCAACAAGGCGCTCGGGGGCTACAAGGATGCCGTGATCCAGGCGCTGGAGCCGCCGCCGATCGACAACCTCGGCAACGCCTCGGGCTTCTCGTTCCGCCTGCAGGACCGGGCGCAGAAGGGCTACTCGGCGCTGATGGCGGCCCAGGAGCAACTGCTCTCGCTCGCCCGCAAGAGCCCCGTGCTCACAAAAGTCTATGTCGAGGGCCTGCCGCCCGCGCCCGAGGCCGAACTCATCATCGACCGCGAGAAGGCGGCCGCACTCGGCGTCGATTTCGAGGACATCAACAACACGATCCAGGTCAATCTCGGCTCGGTCTACGTCAACGACTTCCCCAACCGCGGCAAGATGCAGCGCGTGATCGTGCAGTCCGAAGATCTTCAGCGCCTGCACGCGTCGGACCTGCTGAACTACTCGGTCAAGAACGCGCAGGGGACGATGGTGCCGATGTCCTCCTTCGCCGACCTGAAATGGGGCGTCGGCCCGGCCCAGATCATCGGCTTCAACGGCTACCAGTCGGTGCGCATTACCGGCGATCCGGCTCCCGGCTACACGTCCGGCGACACCATCAAGGAGATGGAGCGACTGATGACCTTCCTGCCGAAGGGCTTCGGCTATGCCTGGACCGGCCAGTCGCTCCAGGAGAAGGAGGCCGGCAGCCAAGCCTCGTTGCTGCTGGCGCTGTCGGTGCTCATCGTGTTCCTGTGTCTGGCCGCGCTCTACGAGAGCTGGTCGATCCCGATCTCGGTGCTGCTCGTGATCCCGCTCGGCGTCATCGGCTCGGTGGCGGCGGTGTATCTGCGCGGCATGCCCAACGACGTCTACTTCAAGATCGGGCTCATCACGATCATCGGCCTATCGGCCAAGAACGCGATCCTGATCGTGGAGTTCGCGCGTGATCTGTGGAAGCCCGGCACCAACATCGTCCAGGCGACGATCCAGGCGGCGACGCTGCGCTTCCGCCCGATCGTGATGACCTCGCTCGCCTTCATCTTCGGCGTGGTGCCGCTGGCCATCGCCACCGGCGCCTCGTCGAAGAGCCAGCAGGCGATCGGCACCGGCGTGATGGGCGGCATGATCTCGGCCACCGTGCTCGCGGTGTTCTTCGTGCCGGTGTTCTTCGTGGTGGTGATGCGCCTGTTCAAGCGCAAGGAGGTCGCCGCCGGCGAGAACGCGGAGGCCGCGCCTGCTCCGGCTCATCATGGGCACTCGGTGCCGGCGGAGTAG
- a CDS encoding efflux RND transporter periplasmic adaptor subunit, with protein MTPSPQSPGSNPGPAKAGSRRSRWSLPASLLVGAVLVAVSACNEQKAAAPVPLPPPEVSVVTVRPQPIPYVRDLPGRVAPMRIAEVRSRVSGLVIRRLFEQGSHVNEGDVLYKIDPAPYQVDLASAEATLANREAALVLANQQADRLETLLARNTASQAQYDTAFAAKKQAEAEVAGAKAARDRARLNLSWTEVRAPISGRIGRALLTEGTLIESGITGVLATIQQLDPIYVDITQSVGELNKLRRDIASGELAKLAADTANVHLIMDDGTLYGSAGRLLFSDVTADPSTGQVTLRVQFPNPHNELFPGMYVRARIKQGIDSDAIAVPQQAIQRTSDGKPEVWVVKPDGKVMLQPVEVGPVVGGHWLIREGLEGGEKVVVEGFQKISPGIQVKTVPWKTETSADEGKPIDTDSHDTDGKETNEKSSSAADPAAQPVAQFAD; from the coding sequence GTGACGCCGTCTCCCCAGTCGCCCGGCAGCAATCCCGGCCCTGCCAAGGCCGGAAGCCGCCGCTCCCGCTGGTCCCTGCCGGCCTCTCTTCTCGTCGGTGCCGTCCTCGTCGCCGTCTCGGCCTGCAACGAGCAGAAGGCGGCGGCACCTGTGCCGCTGCCGCCGCCCGAGGTCAGCGTCGTGACCGTGCGTCCGCAACCGATCCCCTACGTCCGCGACCTGCCCGGCCGCGTCGCGCCGATGCGCATCGCCGAGGTGCGCTCGCGGGTCTCGGGTCTGGTGATCCGGCGCCTGTTCGAGCAGGGCAGCCATGTCAACGAGGGCGACGTCCTCTACAAGATCGACCCGGCCCCCTATCAGGTCGACCTCGCCAGCGCCGAGGCGACTTTGGCCAACCGCGAGGCCGCCCTTGTGCTGGCCAACCAGCAGGCCGACCGCCTGGAGACCCTGCTCGCCCGCAACACCGCGAGCCAGGCGCAGTACGACACGGCGTTTGCCGCCAAGAAACAGGCCGAGGCCGAAGTCGCCGGCGCCAAGGCGGCCCGCGACCGGGCGCGGCTCAACCTGTCCTGGACCGAGGTGCGCGCGCCGATCTCCGGTCGCATCGGCCGGGCGCTGCTCACCGAGGGCACGCTGATCGAGTCCGGCATCACCGGCGTGCTCGCCACGATCCAGCAGCTCGACCCGATCTACGTCGACATCACCCAGTCCGTGGGCGAGCTGAACAAGCTGCGCCGCGACATCGCCTCGGGCGAACTCGCCAAGCTCGCCGCCGACACCGCCAACGTTCACCTCATCATGGACGACGGCACGCTCTACGGCTCGGCCGGGCGCCTGCTGTTCTCCGACGTCACCGCCGACCCGAGCACGGGCCAGGTGACGCTGCGGGTGCAGTTCCCCAACCCGCACAACGAGCTGTTTCCCGGAATGTATGTCCGCGCCCGGATCAAGCAGGGCATCGACTCGGACGCCATCGCCGTGCCGCAGCAGGCGATCCAGCGCACCAGTGACGGCAAGCCCGAGGTCTGGGTGGTCAAGCCCGATGGCAAGGTCATGCTTCAGCCGGTCGAGGTCGGCCCCGTGGTCGGCGGCCACTGGCTGATCCGCGAGGGCCTGGAGGGCGGCGAGAAGGTCGTCGTCGAAGGCTTCCAGAAGATCTCCCCGGGCATCCAGGTGAAGACCGTCCCGTGGAAGACGGAGACCTCTGCCGACGAGGGCAAGCCGATCGACACCGACAGTCACGACACCGACGGCAAGGAGACGAACGAGAAGAGTTCGTCCGCGGCCGATCCGGCCGCCCAACCCGTCGCCCAGTTCGCCGACTGA
- a CDS encoding L,D-transpeptidase: MPTRSWPNRSALPRLAATLALGGALAAAALVPARANPLDSGPLADFINVFKTQAIPRDTVAYAGKEKPGTIVISTSQRRLYYVLGGGEAIRYGVGVGRQGFSWSGTKTVTGKKEWPAWRPPAQMLARRPDLPRYMAGGQDNPLGARAMYLGSTLYRIHGSNEPETMGAAVSSGCIRMTNKDVVDLYDRVKVGTKVIVKN; this comes from the coding sequence TTGCCGACCCGATCCTGGCCGAACCGTTCCGCGCTGCCGCGCCTCGCCGCAACGCTTGCCCTCGGTGGCGCCCTCGCGGCGGCCGCCCTCGTACCGGCCCGCGCCAACCCGCTCGACAGCGGGCCGCTGGCCGACTTCATCAACGTGTTCAAGACGCAGGCCATCCCGCGTGACACGGTGGCCTATGCCGGCAAGGAGAAGCCCGGCACGATCGTGATCTCCACGAGCCAGCGCCGGCTCTACTACGTGCTCGGCGGCGGCGAGGCGATCCGCTACGGCGTCGGCGTCGGGCGCCAGGGCTTCTCGTGGTCGGGCACCAAGACGGTCACGGGCAAGAAGGAATGGCCGGCGTGGCGCCCGCCGGCCCAGATGCTCGCCCGCCGCCCGGACCTGCCGCGCTACATGGCCGGCGGCCAGGACAACCCGCTCGGCGCTCGGGCGATGTATCTCGGCTCCACGCTCTACCGCATCCACGGCTCGAACGAGCCCGAGACGATGGGCGCGGCGGTGTCATCAGGCTGCATCCGCATGACCAACAAGGACGTGGTCGATCTCTACGACCGGGTGAAGGTCGGCACGAAAGTGATCGTGAAGAACTGA
- a CDS encoding transposase encodes MSGLDRRLEPESTVWRFEVIDGAAGRRRWSANDRARILEETLVPGAVVSVVARRHGLSPQQLFTWRREARQAAAALPAFVPAVTVPEPVVVDPARAEPPRRRTRRSSPRRRAAGIEVEAGGVTVRIGDGASPATIAAVIGALKGGA; translated from the coding sequence GTGTCTGGACTTGACCGTAGACTTGAGCCGGAGAGTACCGTCTGGCGCTTCGAGGTGATCGACGGCGCGGCCGGCCGCAGGCGGTGGAGCGCCAACGACCGAGCGCGGATCCTGGAGGAGACGCTCGTACCGGGGGCAGTGGTGTCGGTGGTGGCGCGCCGCCACGGGCTGAGCCCGCAGCAGCTGTTTACGTGGAGGCGCGAGGCCCGCCAGGCAGCCGCCGCGCTGCCGGCCTTCGTGCCGGCGGTGACCGTACCCGAGCCCGTGGTGGTGGATCCTGCCCGGGCGGAGCCGCCACGCCGGCGCACCAGACGATCCTCACCGCGCCGCCGTGCGGCGGGGATCGAGGTGGAGGCGGGTGGTGTCACGGTGCGGATCGGCGACGGCGCTTCGCCCGCCACCATCGCGGCGGTGATCGGCGCGCTGAAGGGCGGCGCGTGA
- the tnpB gene encoding IS66 family insertion sequence element accessory protein TnpB (TnpB, as the term is used for proteins encoded by IS66 family insertion elements, is considered an accessory protein, since TnpC, encoded by a neighboring gene, is a DDE family transposase.): MIGPAGAVRVMVATKPVDFRKGADDLAALVRESLGADPFSGTVYVFRARRADRVKLVYFDGTGVCLLSKRLEDGTFCWPAVTDGVVRLTAAQRQALLEGLDWRRVHAARPTRVPVAVG, encoded by the coding sequence GTGATCGGGCCAGCGGGCGCGGTCCGTGTCATGGTGGCCACGAAGCCGGTGGACTTCCGCAAGGGCGCGGATGACTTGGCGGCGCTGGTACGCGAGAGCCTGGGCGCCGACCCGTTCAGCGGGACGGTCTACGTCTTCCGGGCGCGGCGCGCCGACCGGGTGAAGCTCGTCTACTTCGACGGCACCGGCGTATGCCTGCTGTCGAAGCGGCTGGAGGACGGGACGTTCTGCTGGCCGGCCGTCACCGACGGGGTGGTGCGGCTGACGGCGGCGCAACGGCAGGCCCTTCTGGAAGGGCTCGACTGGCGGCGCGTGCACGCGGCCCGGCCAACGCGCGTTCCGGTCGCCGTGGGCTGA